A region of Anolis sagrei isolate rAnoSag1 chromosome 2, rAnoSag1.mat, whole genome shotgun sequence DNA encodes the following proteins:
- the COPS7A gene encoding COP9 signalosome complex subunit 7a: protein MRGDSMAAEVEVKVTGQNQEQFLLLAKSARGAALASLIHQVLEAPGIYVFGELLDMPNVRELADSEFSPVFRLLTVFAYGTYSDYLAESGNLPPLTEAQKNKLRHLSVVTLASKLKCIPYAVLLEQLQLKNVRQLEDLVIEAVYADVLRGSLDQRNQRLEVDYSIGRDIRREELSAITRTLQEWCQGCEVVLSSIEEQVSRANLHKEQQLGLKQQIESEVANLKKTIKVTTAAAAAATSQDPEQHLSELREPTPGTNQRQASKKASKGKGLRGSAKIWSKSN from the exons ATGCGGGGCGACTCCATGGCAGCCGAAGTGGAAGTAAAAGTGACGGGGCAGAACCAGGAGCAGTTCCTGCTGCTGGCAAAGTCTGCCCGGGGAGCAGCCTTGGCCAGCCTCATCCACCAAGTGCTGGAGGCCCCTGGCATCTATGTTTTTGGAGAGCTGCTTGACATGCCCAACGTCCGAGAG CTAGCAGACAGTGAGTTCTCCCCCGTCTTCCGCCTCCTCACAGTCTTTGCATATGGGACGTATTCAGATTACCTGG CTGAATCTGGGAATCTGCCTCCCTTAACAGAGGCTCAGAAGAACAAATTGCGCCATCTCTCTGTCGTCACACTGGCTTCAAAGCTCAAG TGCATTCCTTATGCGGTGCTGCTGGAGCAGCTTCAGCTGAAGAATGTGCGTCAGCTCGAGGACTTAGTGATTGAGGCAGTATATGCAGATGTCCTGCGGGGAAGCCTGGACCAGCGCAACCAGCGGTTGGAGGTGGATTACAGCATTGGTCGGGACATCCGCAGGGAGGAGCTCAGTGCCATCACTCGCACCCTTCAGGAATG GTGCCAGGGCTGTGAGGTTGTCCTTTCAAGCATCGAAGAACAAGTTAGCCGAGCCAATCTGCACAAAGAGCAGCAGTTGGGTTTGAAACAgcagatagaaagtgag GTAGCAAATCTGAAGAAGACAATAAAGGTGACAACGGCAGCAGCCGCAGCAGCAACGTCCCAGGATCCGGAGCAGCATCTATCAGAACTCCGGGAGCCGACTCCAGGCACCAACCAGCGGCAGGCCAGCAAAAAGGCTTCCAAGGGCAAAGG ACTCCGAGGAAGTGCAAAGATTTGGTCAAAATCAAACTAA